One window of the Chitinispirillum alkaliphilum genome contains the following:
- a CDS encoding putative DeoR family regulatory protein — MSSLENAINLHKFLSARKNGAQICEILENLECSKATFFRVKEYAELYFGVRIQYEKKYGKYKLIQPEDAYELPGIWFTQEEIEAFVIIEHTIQGLQRGFLKELFTPVRKKFSPALRIQSIPVKSLESKFKIIPSCSRPVDDLVFKKIFRAILSKRKAEITYSPLSENKTDLRVISPQTLLRYRENWYVDAFCHRRNDLRCFALSRIENVTIAKEKAENVPVEKLKEQFSLGYGIFSGAVVNVAHIRFTGVAAREVSKEIWHSRQTGQWNDDGSYDLHIPYSNDKELIMDILRWGKEAKVLGPEQLKEKVKKCLRETLENY; from the coding sequence ATGAGTTCCCTCGAAAATGCAATTAATCTGCATAAGTTTCTATCCGCCAGAAAAAATGGAGCACAAATCTGTGAGATTCTTGAAAATCTCGAATGCTCTAAAGCTACCTTCTTCAGAGTAAAAGAGTATGCTGAGCTTTATTTTGGTGTCAGGATACAGTATGAAAAAAAGTATGGCAAATACAAACTTATTCAGCCTGAGGATGCATATGAATTACCCGGCATTTGGTTTACTCAGGAGGAGATCGAAGCATTTGTCATTATCGAGCATACCATTCAGGGACTGCAACGGGGATTTTTAAAAGAGCTTTTTACGCCTGTAAGGAAAAAGTTTTCGCCGGCTTTAAGAATTCAAAGTATTCCGGTTAAATCTTTGGAAAGTAAATTTAAGATTATACCATCCTGCTCCAGACCTGTTGATGATCTGGTTTTCAAAAAAATCTTCAGGGCTATACTCAGTAAAAGAAAAGCTGAAATAACCTATAGTCCTCTGTCTGAAAATAAAACAGACCTGCGTGTTATCTCACCTCAGACACTTTTACGATACAGAGAAAACTGGTACGTTGATGCATTCTGTCACAGAAGAAATGACCTTAGGTGCTTTGCGCTAAGCAGAATAGAGAATGTTACCATTGCAAAGGAAAAGGCAGAAAATGTTCCTGTTGAGAAACTTAAGGAACAGTTTTCACTGGGATATGGGATATTCTCGGGTGCTGTTGTAAATGTCGCACACATCCGGTTTACAGGGGTTGCCGCAAGAGAAGTCTCAAAAGAGATCTGGCATTCAAGACAAACCGGGCAATGGAATGATGATGGGTCCTATGATCTCCATATTCCCTACAGCAATGATAAAGAGTTGATTATGGATATTCTGAGGTGGGGTAAAGAAGCGAAAGTTCTGGGACCGGAGCAACTTAAAGAAAAGGTGAAGAAGTGTTTGAGGGAGACGCTGGAGAATTACTGA
- a CDS encoding CRISPR-associated protein CasB/Cse2, translated as MNNSENEVKQNHKKTFFETVLAWRSELLENNGARAKLKRCETPEKAMLLRETHILLERAPKYISAEAIATIAGIIPHIKENGSGKLAENLGKEKNGRAVFSEVRFRNLLACKEWNEFYKALRRAVVILDGIVDPVSVIETIKLWGEEKPGIYKEPSKRLSFKLAKDYYSQTK; from the coding sequence ATGAATAATAGTGAAAATGAGGTAAAACAAAATCACAAAAAAACGTTTTTCGAAACGGTTTTAGCCTGGCGTTCTGAGTTGCTTGAAAACAACGGAGCCCGGGCAAAGCTCAAACGCTGTGAAACACCGGAAAAAGCAATGTTGTTGAGGGAAACACATATTCTTTTGGAACGTGCACCAAAGTACATTTCAGCAGAGGCTATAGCCACGATCGCTGGTATTATTCCTCATATAAAAGAGAACGGTTCCGGAAAATTAGCGGAAAATCTTGGAAAGGAAAAGAATGGTCGCGCTGTTTTCAGTGAAGTACGTTTTAGAAATCTATTGGCGTGCAAGGAATGGAATGAATTCTATAAAGCTCTGAGAAGGGCTGTAGTAATTCTTGATGGTATTGTGGATCCTGTATCTGTTATAGAAACAATAAAGCTATGGGGTGAGGAAAAGCCTGGAATTTACAAAGAACCCAGTAAAAGACTAAGTTTCAAACTTGCAAAAGATTACTATTCACAAACAAAATAA
- a CDS encoding CRISPR-associated protein CasA/Cse1 — translation MNLIKDKWLPVTRKNSKPGEFENIAVWQLLEHYSDNPVTEIIAPRPDFRNALYQLLIGIVQVAALPEDDEIWAELYYTPWESEEFKQKVLTLEHCFEIDSDGPAFMQDFDLKEDYKEETLGNLFINLPANDHFIPTNERADKSEPLQINPYWAAVALYTLQTFAPSGGRGHRVGLRGGGPLTTILLPKKDLSTLWEKLWLNIIDQESIHLLSGDSRKTDLPDIFPWMKPTKISETKGSELFAEECHPFHMYFGMPRRVRLKFESREGVCDLTGLQCENLVTGYITRHSGNNYSGVWTHPLNAYGFDPKKTDEPPYSRKPSGGGTTYRHWLGLNVKAEGALPAVIVEKSRANEFRLELLKKDGAILWAAGYNMNNMKAECWYDSTLPVYPLDPAIADDLSLFVQGLVKTAQEISNNIKSKVKQAWFKSPKDVKGDFSFIDTAFWQNTEPRFYTMVQEIIENFDVSGVKKELVNGWMDILTSQAYGLFDKWALEQQEDGLDMKRVIKARNDLGKAVGKMRNNLKKHTSSLE, via the coding sequence ATGAACCTGATCAAAGACAAGTGGCTGCCAGTCACTCGTAAAAACAGCAAACCCGGCGAGTTTGAGAATATCGCGGTCTGGCAACTTTTAGAACATTATAGTGATAATCCGGTTACAGAGATCATTGCTCCACGTCCCGACTTCCGGAACGCTCTGTACCAATTGCTCATTGGTATCGTTCAGGTTGCAGCACTGCCCGAAGATGATGAAATCTGGGCGGAGCTGTACTATACACCATGGGAATCAGAGGAATTCAAACAGAAAGTACTGACACTTGAGCACTGCTTCGAAATCGATTCCGATGGACCGGCGTTTATGCAGGATTTTGATCTTAAAGAGGATTACAAGGAAGAAACATTGGGAAATCTTTTTATCAACCTTCCGGCAAATGACCACTTCATCCCAACAAATGAGCGAGCTGATAAAAGTGAGCCACTACAAATAAATCCGTACTGGGCTGCAGTTGCTCTTTATACGCTGCAAACATTTGCGCCAAGCGGAGGGCGCGGGCATCGGGTCGGTCTTAGAGGTGGCGGGCCGCTTACCACAATACTTTTACCCAAAAAAGATCTGTCCACTCTGTGGGAAAAACTATGGTTGAATATCATTGATCAGGAAAGTATTCATTTGCTGAGCGGGGACAGTAGGAAAACGGATCTGCCTGATATCTTTCCATGGATGAAACCGACTAAAATCAGTGAAACGAAAGGCAGTGAATTGTTCGCTGAAGAGTGCCATCCATTTCATATGTATTTTGGCATGCCGAGAAGGGTCCGGTTAAAATTTGAAAGCAGAGAAGGAGTATGTGATCTTACCGGATTGCAATGTGAAAATCTGGTAACCGGATACATTACACGCCACTCCGGTAACAATTACAGTGGTGTATGGACACATCCATTGAATGCATATGGTTTTGATCCCAAAAAAACGGATGAACCACCTTACTCAAGAAAGCCTTCTGGAGGTGGTACAACGTATCGTCATTGGTTGGGGCTAAATGTAAAGGCTGAAGGTGCATTGCCAGCTGTTATCGTTGAGAAAAGTAGGGCAAATGAGTTTCGTCTTGAGCTACTTAAAAAAGACGGTGCAATTCTTTGGGCTGCCGGTTATAACATGAACAATATGAAAGCTGAGTGCTGGTATGATTCAACTCTACCTGTTTATCCACTCGATCCTGCAATTGCAGACGATTTGTCTTTGTTTGTACAGGGTTTGGTAAAAACGGCACAGGAAATTTCAAACAATATCAAATCAAAAGTAAAACAAGCCTGGTTTAAATCACCTAAAGATGTGAAAGGTGATTTCTCTTTTATTGATACTGCTTTCTGGCAAAATACTGAACCCAGGTTTTATACAATGGTGCAGGAGATAATAGAGAATTTCGATGTTTCTGGTGTGAAAAAAGAACTGGTCAACGGGTGGATGGATATTTTAACATCTCAGGCCTATGGCCTGTTTGACAAGTGGGCTCTGGAGCAGCAGGAAGATGGTCTGGATATGAAGCGAGTTATTAAAGCCAGAAACGATTTAGGTAAAGCGGTAGGAAAAATGAGAAATAACCTTAAGAAACATACATCTTCTTTGGAGTAG
- a CDS encoding CRISPR-associated protein Cas7/Cse4/CasC, translated as MSQFIQLHLLTNYAPANLNRDDLGRPKTAKMGGVDRLRISSQSLKRAWRTSDIFEETMKGFIGKRTKLFGVEVYKFLLEKGVSEGKAKKCAQAIAAQFGKLKGADKKKTLADLEIEQLAHISPEEREAALLLCNTLAEEKREPTEEELELLRKDIKATDIALFGRMLAKNPSFNIEAAAQVAHSITVNRVVVEDDYFTAVDDLNAGDEDSGSAHIGESGFGSGVFYTYLCINKSLLEENLGAAELANKAVRALTHAAATVSPSGKQNSYASRARALYILAEKGSQQPRQLSSAFLKPVDSSDMSNEAIKRLSTLCENMDKVYGDCAECRYSIDVEKGEGTFEELLNFVGA; from the coding sequence ATGTCACAGTTTATACAATTACACCTGCTTACCAATTATGCCCCTGCAAATCTTAACCGCGATGATCTTGGCCGACCCAAAACAGCAAAGATGGGTGGTGTTGATCGTCTTCGCATTTCATCACAAAGCCTGAAAAGAGCCTGGCGTACTTCGGATATTTTCGAAGAAACAATGAAAGGATTTATTGGAAAGAGAACAAAGCTTTTTGGTGTTGAGGTGTACAAGTTTCTGTTAGAAAAGGGAGTTTCAGAAGGAAAAGCAAAAAAATGTGCCCAGGCTATTGCTGCTCAGTTTGGCAAATTGAAAGGTGCGGATAAGAAAAAGACACTTGCCGATTTGGAAATTGAGCAGCTTGCCCACATATCGCCCGAAGAGAGAGAGGCTGCGCTTTTATTGTGTAATACTTTAGCAGAAGAGAAGCGCGAGCCAACAGAAGAAGAACTTGAGTTGCTGCGTAAAGATATTAAAGCCACTGACATTGCTCTTTTTGGCCGTATGCTGGCAAAAAATCCCAGTTTCAATATTGAGGCTGCAGCACAGGTTGCTCATTCGATTACTGTCAATCGCGTAGTAGTTGAAGATGATTATTTCACAGCAGTTGACGATCTTAATGCTGGTGATGAAGATTCTGGTTCTGCGCATATTGGCGAAAGCGGATTCGGCTCAGGAGTATTTTACACCTACCTGTGCATAAATAAATCCCTGCTTGAAGAAAATCTGGGAGCTGCAGAGCTCGCTAATAAAGCTGTACGTGCGCTCACACACGCTGCAGCAACCGTTTCCCCATCGGGAAAACAAAACAGTTATGCTTCACGTGCAAGAGCTCTTTATATTCTTGCTGAAAAAGGTTCTCAGCAGCCCCGCCAGTTATCCTCTGCTTTTCTTAAACCCGTCGACAGTTCTGATATGTCCAATGAAGCTATAAAAAGGCTATCCACATTGTGTGAAAATATGGACAAAGTATACGGTGATTGTGCGGAATGTCGCTATAGTATAGATGTGGAAAAGGGTGAAGGTACT
- a CDS encoding CRISPR-associated protein Cas3 — MVKNKFYKYWGKTRVSEDGDLFYHLLPYHCLDVAAVGRIWLDNNEKFVKNAAGAFGLSENAFTEWFLFFLSLHDLGKFSTRFQNLNKFLLKQLQGIETDESYEPRHDQLGWVLYNKHLLNLLYNELFPDCKETVFKVLINTFASCFFGHHGLPPENDMYSGVKLYSTSDKESAYEFSIAMSEKFLTNESINELRAIINLPKTERDAIKSNLKQESWSLAGLVTICDWIGSGDTFEFCSKEVDLTTYYNAALKTAEKAVRDAEIIGTRVSQFGGLEHLFPSFADSPTPLQRLCNETDISEGPQLWILEDVTGAGKTEAALTLVSRILAHGGGDGCFVALPTMATSNAMYERMAAVYRLLFNDDKKPSLVLSHGSRYLSETFRNSYRDTFIGLPEDTEENESAEHEGVAHCAQWLGDSSKKSLIADCGVGTIDQILLGGLPVRYQNLRAFGMRRKVLVVDEVHAYDPYMLRHLENILAFHAASGGSAVLLSATLPQNIRKRFVDSFTEGLGGEELTLTEKNFPLVTTVGKKTLLEARADTRKELKRSVKIEFQDNVEELENLITESALSGKCVCWIRNTVTDVIDSYTKLCATGKMDHDKLDLFHSRLALHDRLSVEKRILQHFGKESGATDRHGRVLIASQVVEQSLDLDFDILISDLAPIDFLIQRAGRLHRHLRDAQGNRIQPDVCTDRSDPVFFIHSPPATEKPKASWYKDQFPNGCYVYKDTAVLWRSFEALKTKGALRMPEEGRDLIEAVYGEWQIETPPVFDIAENGSWAEMMTKKSMADFNMLHFPSGYSRASNTKNQWDVEEKVQSRLSEPQNTMYLCRWVNGEIVPLYSNVEYPWELSSLKIRKSKLVKVDYSKAAEEYVANLQKQRRFKFDTLFVVFEDEQLKASGWDERGRKVEIVYDRDVGLSISC, encoded by the coding sequence ATGGTAAAAAACAAATTTTACAAATACTGGGGAAAAACAAGGGTATCAGAAGATGGCGATTTGTTTTATCACCTGCTTCCATATCATTGCCTTGATGTCGCGGCTGTAGGAAGGATATGGTTAGATAACAATGAAAAATTTGTAAAAAATGCAGCTGGTGCTTTCGGACTTTCTGAAAATGCTTTTACCGAATGGTTTTTATTCTTCCTGTCACTACATGATTTAGGGAAGTTCTCTACCAGATTTCAGAATCTGAACAAATTCCTGCTTAAACAGCTTCAGGGCATAGAAACTGATGAATCATACGAGCCCAGGCATGACCAGTTAGGATGGGTACTTTATAATAAGCATCTGTTAAATCTCTTGTATAACGAACTCTTCCCGGATTGTAAGGAAACTGTATTCAAAGTTTTGATTAACACTTTTGCATCCTGTTTCTTTGGGCATCATGGTCTTCCACCAGAAAACGATATGTATTCCGGGGTAAAGCTCTATTCTACATCTGACAAAGAAAGCGCTTATGAGTTTTCTATTGCTATGTCAGAAAAATTTCTTACAAATGAATCTATAAATGAGCTAAGGGCGATTATAAATCTTCCAAAAACTGAGAGAGACGCAATTAAAAGTAACCTCAAACAGGAAAGCTGGTCATTGGCAGGTCTGGTGACGATATGTGACTGGATCGGGTCTGGGGATACATTTGAGTTTTGTTCAAAAGAAGTAGATCTTACTACCTACTATAATGCTGCTCTAAAAACAGCAGAAAAAGCAGTGCGTGATGCAGAAATTATCGGAACCCGTGTTTCTCAATTTGGTGGGCTGGAACATCTTTTCCCATCTTTTGCCGATTCACCAACACCACTTCAGAGATTATGCAATGAAACAGATATCTCAGAGGGGCCACAGCTATGGATACTTGAAGACGTTACGGGGGCGGGTAAAACTGAAGCAGCACTGACACTGGTGTCCCGAATTCTTGCGCATGGAGGGGGGGATGGGTGCTTTGTAGCTTTACCCACAATGGCAACTTCTAACGCAATGTACGAAAGAATGGCAGCTGTTTACAGGTTACTGTTTAATGATGATAAAAAGCCATCACTGGTATTGAGCCATGGTTCGAGGTATCTTTCAGAGACATTCAGAAATTCCTACAGGGACACATTTATTGGTTTACCCGAAGACACAGAAGAAAACGAATCTGCTGAACATGAAGGAGTGGCGCATTGTGCACAATGGCTTGGCGATTCCTCAAAAAAGTCCCTTATTGCGGATTGTGGAGTTGGAACCATAGATCAGATCCTCTTAGGTGGACTTCCTGTGAGGTACCAGAATCTAAGAGCATTTGGAATGCGAAGAAAGGTATTGGTTGTTGATGAGGTACATGCATATGACCCTTATATGCTCAGACATCTTGAAAACATACTTGCATTTCATGCGGCATCGGGTGGTTCTGCTGTTTTGCTTTCTGCAACATTACCACAAAATATACGAAAAAGATTTGTAGATTCGTTCACCGAAGGGCTGGGTGGTGAAGAGTTAACTTTGACTGAAAAGAACTTTCCCCTTGTTACTACTGTTGGTAAAAAAACTCTTTTGGAAGCACGAGCAGATACCCGCAAAGAGCTTAAACGTTCGGTAAAAATCGAGTTTCAGGACAATGTAGAAGAATTAGAAAATCTGATAACAGAGAGTGCGTTGTCAGGTAAATGTGTGTGCTGGATCAGAAACACTGTTACGGATGTTATTGATAGTTATACAAAGCTATGTGCAACAGGAAAAATGGATCATGATAAACTGGATCTGTTCCACAGTCGTCTGGCACTCCATGATCGGCTTTCAGTGGAAAAAAGGATTCTTCAACATTTTGGAAAAGAGTCTGGTGCAACGGATCGTCATGGTAGAGTACTTATTGCAAGTCAGGTTGTGGAGCAGAGCCTTGATCTTGATTTTGATATCCTGATTAGTGATCTTGCGCCAATAGACTTTCTTATTCAGCGTGCGGGCAGACTTCACAGGCACCTTCGCGATGCACAGGGAAACCGCATACAACCGGATGTGTGCACCGACCGTTCCGACCCGGTTTTTTTCATCCATTCACCTCCTGCTACGGAAAAACCCAAAGCTTCATGGTATAAAGATCAATTCCCCAATGGGTGTTATGTGTATAAGGATACTGCTGTTTTGTGGCGAAGTTTTGAAGCGCTCAAAACAAAAGGAGCCCTGCGAATGCCGGAAGAGGGAAGAGATCTTATAGAGGCGGTTTATGGTGAATGGCAAATAGAAACACCACCTGTTTTCGATATTGCAGAGAACGGGTCGTGGGCTGAGATGATGACTAAAAAGAGTATGGCAGATTTTAATATGCTTCATTTCCCAAGTGGTTACAGCAGGGCAAGCAACACTAAAAACCAGTGGGATGTGGAGGAAAAAGTGCAAAGCCGGTTAAGCGAACCACAAAACACCATGTACCTGTGCCGATGGGTCAATGGTGAGATTGTGCCTCTGTATAGTAATGTTGAATACCCATGGGAGTTGAGCTCACTGAAGATACGAAAATCAAAACTTGTAAAAGTTGATTATTCAAAGGCGGCAGAGGAGTATGTGGCTAATCTGCAGAAACAGCGAAGGTTTAAGTTTGATACATTGTTCGTTGTTTTTGAAGATGAGCAGCTTAAGGCGAGCGGGTGGGATGAGAGAGGGAGGAAGGTTGAGATTGTTTATGACAGGGATGTTGGATTATCAATTAGCTGCTGA